One window from the genome of Eublepharis macularius isolate TG4126 chromosome 15, MPM_Emac_v1.0, whole genome shotgun sequence encodes:
- the RNF19B gene encoding E3 ubiquitin-protein ligase RNF19B isoform X1, which translates to MGSEKDSDSPRSTSVHAAAPPSKCPKGGSGRGGGGGGGGGSRGRRRLLSFQSVFSAAASAASSSASGGVVRRRRAKAKPEPPQAKPVEEEKSGPAATAGVPELPSPALSPPRPPSEGDGGAAAACAGACEEGEAPPSSPSPSPSSSSSPSELECPLCLVRQPAGNAPRLLSCPHRSCRSCLRQYLRIEITESRVNISCPECSERLNPADIRLLLRDSPHLVAKYEEFMLRRCLAADPDCRWCPAPDCGYAVIAYGCASCPKLTCEREGCQTEFCYHCKQIWHPNQTCDMARQQRAQTLRVRTKHTSGLSYGQESGPADDIKPCPRCSAYIIKMNDGSCNHMTCAVCGCEFCWLCMKEISDLHYLSPSGCTFWGKKPWSRKKKILWQLGTLIGAPVGISLIAGIAIPAMVIGIPVYVGRKIHSRYEGKKTSQHKRNLAITGGVTLSVIASPVIAAVSVGIGVPIMLAYVYGVVPISLCRGGGCGVSTANGKGVKIEFDEDDGPITVADAWRALKNPSIGESSIEGLTSVLSTSGSPTDGLSVMQGNYSETASFAALSGGTLSGGVLLGGKGKYSRLEVQADVQKEIFPKDSVSLGAISDNASTRAMAGSIISSYNPQDRECNNMEIQVDIETKPSHYQLVSGSSTEDSLHVHTQMAENEEEEAEEEQEQLCSHQSCEQKDCAASKTWDITLAQPESIRSDLESSDSQSDDVPDITSDECDSPCPQIAACLHPPNARGADSPRAHIGQCAQAEAHRPEEMVSALECIEARV; encoded by the exons ATGGGCTCGGAGAAGGACTCGGACTCGCCGCGCTCGACCTCCGTCCACGCCGCCGCCCCGCCGTCCAAGTGCCCCAAAGGCGGCTCGgggagaggcggcggcggcggcggaggaggagggagccgaggccgccgccgcctcctcagCTTCCAAAGCGTGTTCTCGGCCGCCGCCTCGGCCGCCTCGTCGTCGGCCTCCGGAGGAGTGGTCCGTCGCCGCCGCGCCAAGGCCAAGCCGGAGCCTCCTCAGGCCAAGCcagtggaggaggagaagagcGGCCCGGCAGCGACGGCGGGTGTGCCGGAGCTGCCCTCGCCGGCGCTCTCTCCGCCTCGGCCGCCGAGTGAGGGAGATGGAGGAGCCGCCGCCGCCTGCGCCGGGGCCTGTGAGGAGGGCGAGGCCCCGCCGTCGTCCCCCTCGCCGTCGCCATCCTCCTCGTCGTCCCCCTCGGAGCTGGAGTGCCCGCTGTGCCTGGTGCGGCAGCCGGCGGGCAACGCGCCGCGCCTCCTCTCCTGCCCGCACCGCTCGTGCCGCTCGTGCCTCCGCCAGTACCTGCGCATCGAGATCACCGAGTCGCGCGTCAACATCAGCTGCCCCGAGTGCAGCGAGCGCCTCAACCCAGCCGACATCCGCCTCCTCCTGCGGGACTCGCCCCACCTAGTCGCCAAGTACGAGGAGTTCATGCTCCGCCGCTGCCTGGCCGCCGACCCGGACTGCAGGTGGTGCCCGGCCCCGGACTGCGG TTATGCCGTTATTGCTTATGGATGTGCCAGCTGCCCCAAACTAACATGTGAGAGAGAAGGCTGCCAGACTGAGTTCTGCTATCATTGCAAACAGATATGGCACCCAAACCAAACGTGCGACATGGCCCGTCAACAAAGGGCACAGACTCTGCGTGTACGGACAAAGCACACCTCAGGCCTCAGTTATGGACAGGAATCCGGACCAG CAGATGATATCAAGCCATGTCCACGTTGCAGTGCTTACATCATCAAGATGAATGATGGCAGCTGTAATCATATGACCTGTGCAGTATGTGGCTGTGAGTTCTGTTGGCTGTGCATGAAGGAGATTTCAGATTTGCATTACCTCAG TCCTTCTGGCTGTACGTTCTGGGGCAAAAAGCCATGGAGTCGTAAAAAGAAGATTCTTTGGCAGCTGGGAACGTTGATTGGTGCCCCAGTTGGTATTTCCCTCATTGCCGGAATTGCCATTCCAGCCATGGTCATTGGCATCCCTGTTTATGTTGGGAGAAAG ATCCACAGCAGGTATGAGGGAAAGAAAACCTCCCAGCATAAGAGGAACTTGGCTATCACGGGGGGTGTAACCTTGTCTGTCATTGCATCTCCTGTCATTGCTGCCGTCAGTGTAG GTATTGGAGTCCCTATTATGTTGGCCTATGTCTACGGAGTTGTGCCAATTTCATTGTGCCGTGGTGGCGGCTGTGGAGTTAGCACAGCCAATGGGAAGGGAGTTAAAATAGAGTTTGATGAAGATGATGGTCCAATTACAG TGGCAGATGCTTGGAGAGCTCTGAAGAACCCCAGCATTGGGGAGAGCAGCATTGAAGGCCTTACAAGTGTGCTGAGCACCAGTGGAAGCCCTACTGATGGCCTCAGCGTCATGCAGGGCAACTATAGTGAGACAGCCAGCTTTGCTGCACTCTCAGGAGGCACCTTGAGCGGCGGAGTGCTGTTGGGTGGGAAAGGCAAATACAGCCG GCTGGAAGTGCAGGCAGATGTGCAGAAAGAGATCTTCCCGAAGGACTCGGTCAGCCTCGGAGCCATTAGTGACAATGCCAGCACACGTGCTATGGCAGGCTCCATCATTAGTTCCTACAATCCCCAGGACAG AGAGTGTAACAACATGGAAATCCAGGTGGACATAGAAACCAAGCCGAGCCATTATCAACTAGTTAGTGGAAGCAGCACAGAGGACTCTCTCCATGTTCACACCCAGATGGCAGAAAATGAAGAGGAAGAagcagaggaggagcaggaacAGCTGTGCAGCCATCAAAGCTGTGAGCAAAAGGACTGTGCTGCCAGCAAAACCTGGGATATCACTCTTGCACAGCCTGAAAGCATCCGCAGTGACTTGGAGAGCTCCGACAGTCAGTCTGACGATGTGCCTGACATTACCTCTGATGAATgtgactccccctgcccccagattGCTGCCTGCCTGCATCCCCCCAATGCCAGAGGTGCTGACAGCCCAAGGGCCCACATTGGCCAGTGTGCCCAAGCCGAAGCACACAGGCCAGAGGAGATGGTCTCTGCGTTGGAGTGCATTGAGGCGCGAGTGTGA
- the RNF19B gene encoding E3 ubiquitin-protein ligase RNF19B isoform X2 produces MGSEKDSDSPRSTSVHAAAPPSKCPKGGSGRGGGGGGGGGSRGRRRLLSFQSVFSAAASAASSSASGGVVRRRRAKAKPEPPQAKPVEEEKSGPAATAGVPELPSPALSPPRPPSEGDGGAAAACAGACEEGEAPPSSPSPSPSSSSSPSELECPLCLVRQPAGNAPRLLSCPHRSCRSCLRQYLRIEITESRVNISCPECSERLNPADIRLLLRDSPHLVAKYEEFMLRRCLAADPDCRWCPAPDCGYAVIAYGCASCPKLTCEREGCQTEFCYHCKQIWHPNQTCDMARQQRAQTLRVRTKHTSGLSYGQESGPDDIKPCPRCSAYIIKMNDGSCNHMTCAVCGCEFCWLCMKEISDLHYLSPSGCTFWGKKPWSRKKKILWQLGTLIGAPVGISLIAGIAIPAMVIGIPVYVGRKIHSRYEGKKTSQHKRNLAITGGVTLSVIASPVIAAVSVGIGVPIMLAYVYGVVPISLCRGGGCGVSTANGKGVKIEFDEDDGPITVADAWRALKNPSIGESSIEGLTSVLSTSGSPTDGLSVMQGNYSETASFAALSGGTLSGGVLLGGKGKYSRLEVQADVQKEIFPKDSVSLGAISDNASTRAMAGSIISSYNPQDRECNNMEIQVDIETKPSHYQLVSGSSTEDSLHVHTQMAENEEEEAEEEQEQLCSHQSCEQKDCAASKTWDITLAQPESIRSDLESSDSQSDDVPDITSDECDSPCPQIAACLHPPNARGADSPRAHIGQCAQAEAHRPEEMVSALECIEARV; encoded by the exons ATGGGCTCGGAGAAGGACTCGGACTCGCCGCGCTCGACCTCCGTCCACGCCGCCGCCCCGCCGTCCAAGTGCCCCAAAGGCGGCTCGgggagaggcggcggcggcggcggaggaggagggagccgaggccgccgccgcctcctcagCTTCCAAAGCGTGTTCTCGGCCGCCGCCTCGGCCGCCTCGTCGTCGGCCTCCGGAGGAGTGGTCCGTCGCCGCCGCGCCAAGGCCAAGCCGGAGCCTCCTCAGGCCAAGCcagtggaggaggagaagagcGGCCCGGCAGCGACGGCGGGTGTGCCGGAGCTGCCCTCGCCGGCGCTCTCTCCGCCTCGGCCGCCGAGTGAGGGAGATGGAGGAGCCGCCGCCGCCTGCGCCGGGGCCTGTGAGGAGGGCGAGGCCCCGCCGTCGTCCCCCTCGCCGTCGCCATCCTCCTCGTCGTCCCCCTCGGAGCTGGAGTGCCCGCTGTGCCTGGTGCGGCAGCCGGCGGGCAACGCGCCGCGCCTCCTCTCCTGCCCGCACCGCTCGTGCCGCTCGTGCCTCCGCCAGTACCTGCGCATCGAGATCACCGAGTCGCGCGTCAACATCAGCTGCCCCGAGTGCAGCGAGCGCCTCAACCCAGCCGACATCCGCCTCCTCCTGCGGGACTCGCCCCACCTAGTCGCCAAGTACGAGGAGTTCATGCTCCGCCGCTGCCTGGCCGCCGACCCGGACTGCAGGTGGTGCCCGGCCCCGGACTGCGG TTATGCCGTTATTGCTTATGGATGTGCCAGCTGCCCCAAACTAACATGTGAGAGAGAAGGCTGCCAGACTGAGTTCTGCTATCATTGCAAACAGATATGGCACCCAAACCAAACGTGCGACATGGCCCGTCAACAAAGGGCACAGACTCTGCGTGTACGGACAAAGCACACCTCAGGCCTCAGTTATGGACAGGAATCCGGACCAG ATGATATCAAGCCATGTCCACGTTGCAGTGCTTACATCATCAAGATGAATGATGGCAGCTGTAATCATATGACCTGTGCAGTATGTGGCTGTGAGTTCTGTTGGCTGTGCATGAAGGAGATTTCAGATTTGCATTACCTCAG TCCTTCTGGCTGTACGTTCTGGGGCAAAAAGCCATGGAGTCGTAAAAAGAAGATTCTTTGGCAGCTGGGAACGTTGATTGGTGCCCCAGTTGGTATTTCCCTCATTGCCGGAATTGCCATTCCAGCCATGGTCATTGGCATCCCTGTTTATGTTGGGAGAAAG ATCCACAGCAGGTATGAGGGAAAGAAAACCTCCCAGCATAAGAGGAACTTGGCTATCACGGGGGGTGTAACCTTGTCTGTCATTGCATCTCCTGTCATTGCTGCCGTCAGTGTAG GTATTGGAGTCCCTATTATGTTGGCCTATGTCTACGGAGTTGTGCCAATTTCATTGTGCCGTGGTGGCGGCTGTGGAGTTAGCACAGCCAATGGGAAGGGAGTTAAAATAGAGTTTGATGAAGATGATGGTCCAATTACAG TGGCAGATGCTTGGAGAGCTCTGAAGAACCCCAGCATTGGGGAGAGCAGCATTGAAGGCCTTACAAGTGTGCTGAGCACCAGTGGAAGCCCTACTGATGGCCTCAGCGTCATGCAGGGCAACTATAGTGAGACAGCCAGCTTTGCTGCACTCTCAGGAGGCACCTTGAGCGGCGGAGTGCTGTTGGGTGGGAAAGGCAAATACAGCCG GCTGGAAGTGCAGGCAGATGTGCAGAAAGAGATCTTCCCGAAGGACTCGGTCAGCCTCGGAGCCATTAGTGACAATGCCAGCACACGTGCTATGGCAGGCTCCATCATTAGTTCCTACAATCCCCAGGACAG AGAGTGTAACAACATGGAAATCCAGGTGGACATAGAAACCAAGCCGAGCCATTATCAACTAGTTAGTGGAAGCAGCACAGAGGACTCTCTCCATGTTCACACCCAGATGGCAGAAAATGAAGAGGAAGAagcagaggaggagcaggaacAGCTGTGCAGCCATCAAAGCTGTGAGCAAAAGGACTGTGCTGCCAGCAAAACCTGGGATATCACTCTTGCACAGCCTGAAAGCATCCGCAGTGACTTGGAGAGCTCCGACAGTCAGTCTGACGATGTGCCTGACATTACCTCTGATGAATgtgactccccctgcccccagattGCTGCCTGCCTGCATCCCCCCAATGCCAGAGGTGCTGACAGCCCAAGGGCCCACATTGGCCAGTGTGCCCAAGCCGAAGCACACAGGCCAGAGGAGATGGTCTCTGCGTTGGAGTGCATTGAGGCGCGAGTGTGA